The Helicobacter cetorum MIT 00-7128 region TACCAACCAAATAAATAATTTTGTCGCATTATGTCTAAAAAGATCCTCTATTACTCCCACTATTGCCCTATTTTCAGCATTCACATCAGTATAATATGAAGTAGAAACAATAACCATTTGAGAGATTTCATCATAATGCGAATAAGCAAATTTCTTTTCTGGGATACCTCCATCAACTTTTGGCATTTCATAATAAGTATAGCCCCCACCTTTTTTGGCAGCCTCCAAATACCCTCTCACATAATACACGCCATCAGCACTTTTAGCATTAAGCCCTGAATGACCTATGGTTTGGGGATTCACAGGGTCAAAAAGCACCACCCCATTTTTATCTACCACCACCATATAAATCATGCCTTTATCATCATTAATGCGCTTAAAATAATCTAAGGCCATTTTTCTAGCAACCACTTTATCAAAGCTTTCATAATATTTATGAATACCTTGCTCAATCAATTTAGTCGTATAAGCAAGCTCTTTTTCATGCTTTTTATAACCACTCTTTTGCAGATTATCCATAAGCTGAGATAAGACTTCTTTTTGCATGGTTTGAATAATGCCTATTGAAAACCCGCCAAGTAAAATTAAGGCTATAAATATCACCATAAAAATTCGCATTCCAAGTGAATAAAACATTAATCTATTCTCCTAATGATAATTCAATGTGCCATTAACTCGTATTTTACAAAACTTTTATTTTTTGCATCATTTAATGCCCCCCCCCCCGAAAAATTGATTTTTAGATAAATTTTTGTGAAGAAAAGAAACACTTTGTCATTAAACGCACAATTTTTTAAAAATTTCTTAAATATTGACCTTATTTTGTATAGTGGATAGAAAAAGCCTATATTAATTTTATTTTGTTAAAATAAGGAGCTAATTTTAATCAAGTTTTTAAGGGGAATTTTATGCTACGCTCTCTCTATAGTGCCACTTCTGGAATGCTTGCCCAACAAACCCATATTGATACCACCTCCAATAATATTGCCAATGTCAATACCTCAGGCTTTAAAAAACAGCGAGCAGATTTTAATGACTTGTTTTATCAAGCCTTACAATACGCTGGCACTAATACTAGCAACACCACTTTATCGCCAAATGGTATGGAAGTAGGTTTAGGCGTGCGCCCTAGCGCAATCACTAAGATGTTCTCTCAAGGTAGCCCCAAAGAAACTGAAAATAACCTAGATATTGCTATTACAGGCAAAGGCTTTTTCCAAATCCAAATGCCAGATGGCACAATAGCTTACACTAGAAGTGGGAATTTCAAGCTAGATGACCAAGGCAATATTGTTACAAGCGAGGGTTATTTGCTAATCCCTCAAATCACACTACCTCAAGACACCACGCAAGTAAATATCGGTGTAGATGGCACAGTGAGTGTTACACAAGGCTTACAAACTAATTCTGCAGTTATTGGGCAAATCACACTAGCTAATTTTGTTAATCCGGCGGGACTTCACTCTATGGGGGATAATCTCTATGCGATTACCAATGCAAGTGGCGATGCGATTGTAGGTGCGCCAGATTCTCAAGGTTTAGGGCGATTAAGACAAGGCTTTTTGGAGCTTAGCAATGTGAGATTAGTAGAAGAAATGACTGATTTAATCACTGCTCAAAGAGCTTATGAGGCCAATTCTAAAAGCATTCAAACCGCCGATGCTATGCTTCAAACGGTTAATTCACTTAAACGCTAAAAGCTTTTAGCTTTTTAGCCTACTTATCATAATTCTTTTTTAAATTCTCATAAACAACGCTTTAAAAACGCTTATTTTTATAAAATGAAACTAAATTTTTATGCGAGATTTCTCAATAAAAAGATACAACCAAAATATTCATCACACCTAGTTAAAAAGCTTAGGGGTTTTTATTTTTCAAAAACAAAAATACTTTTATCCTTATGATTTTATCTCATAATATTAATATTTTTTAAGAATGCCAAAGAGATAAATAACTTGCAAGCACAACAGCTCATCATAAAATTTACCCCCTCCTTTTTCTTTAACCCTTACTTATCTTTATTGCCCTTATATTCAGAGTGATTAGGGTTAAGTTGGTTAGAGCGATTGTTGTGATTATGTTTATAATCCTTGTTGTTAGAATTTTTAACATCACTTCGTTGGTCGTTGCTTGTCCTACTCATTTTACTCTCCTTTCATCAAAATAAAAACTAGACGCTTTTAGCGTCTAGTTCAGTGTATTGTATTTTTTTTTTTTTTGAAAAAGAGCTTAAAAAGGCTTTATTTTAGAGCAAATTCTTAACTGCATTAGTTTGTGCTTTTAATCGTAAAGTAGCAACTAAGATGCAAGCAGGTATGGTTACCCTATAGGCAGGTCCTGCAATATCAATAGCTGTCCATACGCCTGTAATTATCCAGCCAACAGGTCCGGTTAAAATGCTTAACCCTCTTGTAAGAGTGGCGTTAGCCCCCAAAGATAGTCCTCGTTGAAAAATGGCTTTCATCACCGCATTGGCAACAATCAAAGCTAATTGA contains the following coding sequences:
- the flgG gene encoding flagellar basal-body rod protein FlgG; the protein is MLRSLYSATSGMLAQQTHIDTTSNNIANVNTSGFKKQRADFNDLFYQALQYAGTNTSNTTLSPNGMEVGLGVRPSAITKMFSQGSPKETENNLDIAITGKGFFQIQMPDGTIAYTRSGNFKLDDQGNIVTSEGYLLIPQITLPQDTTQVNIGVDGTVSVTQGLQTNSAVIGQITLANFVNPAGLHSMGDNLYAITNASGDAIVGAPDSQGLGRLRQGFLELSNVRLVEEMTDLITAQRAYEANSKSIQTADAMLQTVNSLKR